The nucleotide window GTGAAGCTCGGGTCCGGACTACGGCTCTGGGAGTCCCCCGACGAGTTGCTCGACCAGTTCCACCTGGAGGTCGTTCCCAGCCCGAGCGGGGTGACGCACCACCTGTTCTGGCGAAAGCAGCCGTCGGGGTAGCCCGGCCGGCTGCCGCCCTCGATTCCGTCGTGCAGGATCAACAGCCCCGAACGGGCACCCCCGATCCGGCCGCTGACGGGCGGCGGACCTGGTCCTCAGAGCATCACGTCCGAGCCTCGGCGGCGAGTGCGGCGCTCAGTGCGGCGGTTGCGTCGAAGAGGGCGTGGGAGCGGGCAGTGATGTCGGCGTCCCTGACCGCCAGTGCGGCGCGGACGTCTCCCGATCCGTGCCCGTGTCGCAGGGCCGGCATCAGGGACCGGATCGGGCCGACACGGTACCCAGCGCTGCGTAGCTGGTGGACGATCCGGGCATCCCGCGCCTGGGCCGGCGAGTACCGCCGCGTTTCCCGCGGGGGGACCCGGTCGGGGACGGCCAGTCCTTCGGCGTCCCAGTGCCGCAACGCCGATGCGCGCACTCCGAGGGCGACGGCGAGTTCGCAGACGCTCATCGAGTCCGATGGACGTACGTCTTCGACCGACTCGGCAGAGATCACCTCGACGGCCTCTTGAGCGAGCTTGAGGTCCGTACGCTCCCGGTCGAGCCGGGCATGCGCCGCGTCGAGAAGGGCAAGTACCTCCGGGACCGGGCGCTGATGCAGGGCACGGACGATCCGCCTGGCCTCGACAGGTCCTGCTCCGACCGCGAGGGCTCGGTAGGCCAGAGCGGAATGCAGATGCCTCTCCCCGTAGATCCGGTAGCCCGCAGCTGTGCGCGCTACCGGCGGGAGCACACCGTCGCGCTCAAGGTTGCGCACCTGCTGGACGGAGTACCCGGCACGTAGGGCGACATCGACCGTGCGCAGGGCCGACGACTTGAGGGTTGGCACCGGCGGCTCCTCTGTTTCCGGATCAAAGTCTCCACAAGCACCTTAATGAAACGCTTGAGTACATGACCATCGAAGAGATCATCAACCATGTGGCGGACCTCGATGGAGTCCTGGCCGTCAGGCCGGGTCCCGGAGACGGCTCACCAGAGGTCAGCTGGGGGGACACGTTCTTCTACTACGCTCCCGACGGCGTCGTACCGACAACGGCCCAGCCGTTCGCGACGATCGTGGTGAAGAACTACCCGGGCGATGAGCGATCGCGCCTGGAGCGCCCGGACACGTTCCGCGTCAACATCGCCGCGGGGACGCAAGCCTTCGTCGACTGGATCGGCCACCCGCCGCGCGAACCGGCCGTCGACGGCGACCCGAGCGTCACCGATGCTGTGATGGCGCACCCTGTCTACGGCTCCCTGGGCTGGCTCGCGGTGGTGAACCCGGGCCGGCGGACGGGGGCGGCGACCCGCGAACTGCTCCGCGACGCCTACCGCCTCGCGCGTGCGCGCCATGAGCGACGTACCGGGTCAACGACGGGCTGACCGGGATTGCCGGGGAGGCCGTGGATGCGTCCACCCGACTCGGACCGGCATGTGCCGCCGCCACCGCGACGCCGGCGACTCCTCAGCGGCGACGCTCGACCGGCAACGCGCTCACGCCGGTCTCCGCGTACACGGTCCGGCCCCCATGGGCAGCGCGTCAGTCCTCGTCCGCGCTGGACAGAGCGTCGGTGATCAGGCGGGTGGCGAAGTCGGGGTCGTCGGTGATGCGGTTGATGTGCTCAGCGAGCAGGAAGGCGGTGGCCTCCAAGGGGTTCATCTCCTCGTCGGTCCAGTCTCCGTACTGCTTGCGCCACAGGTTGGGACTCAGGCCGGTACCCGCGGCGACGACCAGGCCGGCCATGGTGGGGATGGCCTCGGGGCGGATGCTCCGTGGCATCTTGCGCATCGTCGCCACGAGGTTGGGCACCACGTACTCGATGACGTCCTTGTCGTGTGCGTCGTGGGCCTTCCGCAGCCAGGTCATGAACATGAAGATGAGCGTGCACGTGCCGTCCAGTACGTCATCGACTCCCTCGGGGCCCAGGGACGCGGCGAACTGGTCGGACAGGGCCTGCTCTTCGGGGTCGGTCCCGGTCCTGCCGTCGTGGATGCTCCTGAGCCGGGAGTCGATCATCAGGAGGGCGGCGTCCACATCACCGACGGAAGCGTGCTGGGGGTCGCAGGGCGATGACACAGGAATCCTCCTCAGACGGCTGCGAGGAGCAGCACGGCACGTCCGTACAGTAGACGGCCGCTGAGACGGACTTGGATGGCTTTTCACCTTGATGGTTACGGCGCGGTGACTGGGTGCCCGCAGCGGTCCCACACGGTCGACGCGGTCCGAGGCCGGTGGCCACCGGCGACCCCCTCGCAGACTGCAGCCGGGGAACTGCCCCCCTGTGATCCGCGACGAGCCGGCCCGTATCGTCCAGCAGCGCGCCCACGCGCGCGCCCACACCGGCTGAATCCTGGCATCCGGGCCCCAAGAGGCCGCGGCCGGGCTGCGCCGGGGAGGTCGGCATGGTCGCATCGGGGGATGGAGCGATCACACGTCAGTGAGATGACAGCGGAGCTGCGGCGCGCGGCCCGACTGGCCGTCGTCAGACATGCCACCGATCCGGCCGACCTCGCGGAGCTCCTGGAGATACTCGACCTGCGCTGCGAGGCCGACGGAACCTGTGCCGACGAGGACCGGCACCCCGCCTGAGCGGTGTGCGGCCGCCGGGCGCCACCTGGCGGTCGTACGGCGGCGCCACGCCGACCGGAGACGCCGAGCCCGTGCCGGGGACGACGGTGACCGGGCGGGGCGGAATGCGGCCCTGCGTGGTCCGTCGCTTCTAGGCTCAGGGCGTGACGGAGAACGAGATCAAGCTCAAGGCCATCGCAGCACTGACGGCTCTGCGGGGCGGGGTCGATGAAGGCCTCGTGACCGACCTGCTCGGCGAAGTGACGCCCGGGCAGTTCGCCGTGCCGGTGGGGGCAAGCGCGGAAGAAGTCGGGCTGGCGGTGCTCACCCAGCTGTCCGAGCCGCTGAGCGCGCTGGTCAACGGTTTCATCATCGCCTTCGAGACGCTTGCCGAGGCCTACGACCAGGCGGTCGCCGAGCCGGGAACCGAGCTGATCCTCCAGGAGCTGGCGCTTCGCCTGGCCCGGGACAGCTTCGAGTGAGAGCGTCCCGAGCCGGGATGCGCGCTGTCGCACCGTCGCGGGGAACTCCGACGGCCGGAATGTGCCCGGGCAGGCGCTGGTAAACTGGGGTCACGCTTCGAAACCGTTGGGGCCCGTACCGAGGGGTACGGGCCTCGGCGCGTTCCGGGCCCCAGACCGAGGAAGGTTCCCCATGAACGCGAAGCCGCCGGCCCCGGAGGGCGAACTCACGACGCCGAAGACGGTGGCCACGGGCCTGCCGCCGGTGGATTCCTTCGACGCACTCGGGCTGCCCCCGGAGCTCACGAGGACGATGACCGGCCTCGGAGTGACGGAGCCCTTCCCGATCCAGGCCGCGACCCTGCCCAACGCGCTGGCCGGCCGTGACGTCCTCGGCCGTGCGCGGACCGGCTCCGGCAAGACACTCGCGTTCGGGCTCGCGCTGCTCGCCCGGACGGCG belongs to Streptomyces finlayi and includes:
- a CDS encoding MerR family transcriptional regulator; this translates as MPTLKSSALRTVDVALRAGYSVQQVRNLERDGVLPPVARTAAGYRIYGERHLHSALAYRALAVGAGPVEARRIVRALHQRPVPEVLALLDAAHARLDRERTDLKLAQEAVEVISAESVEDVRPSDSMSVCELAVALGVRASALRHWDAEGLAVPDRVPPRETRRYSPAQARDARIVHQLRSAGYRVGPIRSLMPALRHGHGSGDVRAALAVRDADITARSHALFDATAALSAALAAEART
- a CDS encoding DUF6194 family protein produces the protein MTIEEIINHVADLDGVLAVRPGPGDGSPEVSWGDTFFYYAPDGVVPTTAQPFATIVVKNYPGDERSRLERPDTFRVNIAAGTQAFVDWIGHPPREPAVDGDPSVTDAVMAHPVYGSLGWLAVVNPGRRTGAATRELLRDAYRLARARHERRTGSTTG